The following proteins are encoded in a genomic region of Zea mays cultivar B73 chromosome 9, Zm-B73-REFERENCE-NAM-5.0, whole genome shotgun sequence:
- the LOC100502305 gene encoding uncharacterized protein LOC100502305 isoform 1 (isoform 1 is encoded by transcript variant 1): protein MDRGQNGRDDVFGRRDPFSGFGFGPHRSLFSGLLGGRDPFDDPFFTHPFGGRMMGDHDMFVPSPFGPMGGPFGDMRNGGFIEQAPPRGNRRRPVITEVEEDGGENAEHGNQQPNQDPYVQEPDDGIDETEGGQVELHRDLSRANSGGQPQARTFTYQSSSVTFGGINGAYYTTSKSRRTGSDGITVEESKEADTTTKEATHRISRGIHDKGHSLTRKLNSDGKVDTTQTLHNLNEDELAGFEQSWKGNAGHYLPDWNHNAGAPNSDNSGDRSSNGRDRRSASGWALPGTEQGRDPRRNGKPKSRVIPIS from the exons ATGGATAGAGGGCAGAACGGGAGGGATGACGTCTTCGGACGCAGGGATCCATTTTCTGGGTTTGGCTTCGGCCCCCACAGGAGCTTGTTTTCTGGTCTCCTTGGGGGGAGGGATCCATTTGACGATCCGTTCTTTACCCATCCGTTCGGGGGTCGGATGATGGGTGACCATGACATGTTTGTACCTAGTCCTTTTGGGCCGATGGGAGGGCCTTTTGGGGACATGAGGAACGGTGGGTTTATCGAGCAAGCTCCTCCTAGGGGTAACAGAAGAAGGCCTGTGATCACAGAGGTCGAGGAGGATGGTGGAGAGAACGCAGAGCATGGTAACCAGCAGCCTAACCAAGATCCTTATGTTCAGGAGCCAGACGATGGGATTGATG AGACAGAAGGTGGCCAAGTCGAGCTGCACAGGGATCTCAGTAGGGCTAATAGTGGAGGGCAGCCGCAGGCTCGTACTTTCACATATCAGAGCTCTTCCGTGACGTTTGGTGGTATTAATGGAGCTTACTACACCACTTCAAAGTCTCGGCGGACTGGTAGTGACGGG ATCACTGTGGAAGAAAGCAAGGAAGCTGATACAACAACTAAAGAGGCTACTCATAGAATCTCCCGTGGAATCCATGACAAG GGACATTCCCTGACAAGGAAACTGAATTCGGATGGGAAGGTTGACACCACACAGACACTGCACAACCTGAATGAAG ATGAACTAGCTGGATTTGAGCAATCATGGAAGGGGAATGCTGGACATTACTTGCCTGACTGGAACCACAATGCTGGTGCACCTAATAGCGATAATTCTG GTGACCGTAGCTCCAATGGACGTGACCGGCGATCGGCCTCAGGCTGGGCGCTTCCTGGGACCGAGCAAGGCCGTGATCCGAGGCGCAACGGGAAGCCAAAATCACGGGTCATCCCTATCTCCTGA
- the LOC100502305 gene encoding uncharacterized protein LOC100502305 isoform 2 (isoform 2 is encoded by transcript variant 3) → MDRGQNGRDDVFGRRDPFSGFGFGPHRSLFSGLLGGRDPFDDPFFTHPFGGRMMGDHDMFVPSPFGPMGGPFGDMRNGGFIEQAPPRGNRRRPVITEVEEDGGENAEHGNQQPNQDPYVQEPDDGIDEGGQVELHRDLSRANSGGQPQARTFTYQSSSVTFGGINGAYYTTSKSRRTGSDGITVEESKEADTTTKEATHRISRGIHDKGHSLTRKLNSDGKVDTTQTLHNLNEDELAGFEQSWKGNAGHYLPDWNHNAGAPNSDNSGDRSSNGRDRRSASGWALPGTEQGRDPRRNGKPKSRVIPIS, encoded by the exons ATGGATAGAGGGCAGAACGGGAGGGATGACGTCTTCGGACGCAGGGATCCATTTTCTGGGTTTGGCTTCGGCCCCCACAGGAGCTTGTTTTCTGGTCTCCTTGGGGGGAGGGATCCATTTGACGATCCGTTCTTTACCCATCCGTTCGGGGGTCGGATGATGGGTGACCATGACATGTTTGTACCTAGTCCTTTTGGGCCGATGGGAGGGCCTTTTGGGGACATGAGGAACGGTGGGTTTATCGAGCAAGCTCCTCCTAGGGGTAACAGAAGAAGGCCTGTGATCACAGAGGTCGAGGAGGATGGTGGAGAGAACGCAGAGCATGGTAACCAGCAGCCTAACCAAGATCCTTATGTTCAGGAGCCAGACGATGGGATTGATG AAGGTGGCCAAGTCGAGCTGCACAGGGATCTCAGTAGGGCTAATAGTGGAGGGCAGCCGCAGGCTCGTACTTTCACATATCAGAGCTCTTCCGTGACGTTTGGTGGTATTAATGGAGCTTACTACACCACTTCAAAGTCTCGGCGGACTGGTAGTGACGGG ATCACTGTGGAAGAAAGCAAGGAAGCTGATACAACAACTAAAGAGGCTACTCATAGAATCTCCCGTGGAATCCATGACAAG GGACATTCCCTGACAAGGAAACTGAATTCGGATGGGAAGGTTGACACCACACAGACACTGCACAACCTGAATGAAG ATGAACTAGCTGGATTTGAGCAATCATGGAAGGGGAATGCTGGACATTACTTGCCTGACTGGAACCACAATGCTGGTGCACCTAATAGCGATAATTCTG GTGACCGTAGCTCCAATGGACGTGACCGGCGATCGGCCTCAGGCTGGGCGCTTCCTGGGACCGAGCAAGGCCGTGATCCGAGGCGCAACGGGAAGCCAAAATCACGGGTCATCCCTATCTCCTGA